Genomic window (Flavobacteriales bacterium):
TTGTCGTAGACCGCTACGGGCGACCCCCCCAGGCCGGAAATGCGCGCGGAGCTGGGGATGTCCAGCACACGGAAGACCGCGGAACCACCGAGCTGGGCATGGCAGGCCACTACGAGCAACAACGACGGTACAACAAAAAGAAAGCGTAGGGACTTGGGCATATTGGATGTTCTGTCGCGATGGGAACGCAAGATAGGCGCAGGTAGTATTCGGAGGTCGCAGGTGAGTCTTGAGTCCGTCAGTCGTGAGCCTTGAGTCTGAGTGTTGCAAGTCACCTATTTCTGCTCCCCTTTTCGCCATAGCAACGAACCATCGCCATAACTGAGGAACCGGTAGCCTCTGCTCAGGGCGTGGTCATAGACTTCGCGCCACTGCGGCCCGATGAGCGCTGCTACCAAGAGCAATAACGTGCTGCGGGGCTGGTGAAAATTCGTGATCAGAGCATCCGTGAGACGGAACCGATAGCCCGGTGCGATCAACAGCCGGGTAGCACCGCTCACCACGTCCAGTTCATGCCGGTCCATCCAGTTCAGCACTGCCGTCAAGGCCGCTTCGGGTCCCACTCCCGGGCTGTCTTCATACGGTTGCCATTGGCGAACCTCCATTGTCCGGGGCTCCGCACCATGCACGAGATCCGCGCCGAACCAATACAGGCTTTCGATGGTGCGCAGGGCCGTGGTGCCTACCGGGATGACCGGACCCGCGCCGAGCCGATCACGGATGGCTTCTATTGCCGAGCGGGGGATCCGCAATTGCTCGCTGTGCATGTCGTGGCCCTGCATGGTGGCACTTTTCACCGGCAGGAAGGTCCCGGCGCCGACATGCAACGTAACGCGTGTGTTTCTTACGCCCTTCGTTGCCAAGGCGCTCAATACGGCAGGTGTGAAGTGCAGGCTGGCCGTGGGCGCGGCCACCGATCCGGGGCGTTCCCCGAAAACGGTGTTGTAGCGGGCGTCGTCATCCGCTTCCGCGGCACGGCGCATGTAAGGCGGCAACGGCACCGTGCCGAAACGTTCCAACTGGTCCATAAAGATCCCTTTCCCCGACCAACGGAATTCGATGAGATGCTCGCCATCACAATGCTCGATCCGCGCGGCTGCGAACCGGCGTCCGTCCTGCTCCAGGGCGAGTTGCTCCCCTTTCCATCGCTTGGCATTTCCCAGCATGCACCACCAGCGCGACATTTGGGTATCGGTCAATGCCTGTTCGATGGTACGGCCTTGCTCCGGGGTCAGCACCATGCATTGGATCACCGCGCCCGTGGCCCGTTTGAAGGTGATCCGCGCATGCACCACGCGGGTATCGTTGAGCACCAACAATATGCTTTCCGGCAATTCAATGGGCAGGTCGCTGAAGTGGCGGTCGGTGGTACGCCCGTCACGGTAAATGAGGAGTTTGGACCGGTCCCGCTCAGCCAGAGGATGCTGTGCGATGCGGTCCTCCGGCAGCTCGTAGGTCAGGTCCGCGATGGCGATGGCGCGCGGGTCCACGAAATGCTCCATCAAATGCCCATTTCCACTTGTAAGAACAGGCCCCACTGGTTGCCTGTCCGCGAAAAATCCGCATCACCGTTTTGCCAGGTGTACGATACAGCCGACTGCAATTTGATGCGGTGCCCGTTCACGTAGTACGACCAACCGGCCCACGCCTCTTCACGCTGTGAAAAGCTCATGGCCACGCGATCACTGGGCATGAAGGCGGAGTAGCGGAGAACGGCCTGGGAACGCTTACCCACCATACGGCCCAACTGGCTCGTAATGCCCCAGCCTTCGTCCACAGCGATGATGGCGTTTGTCACCGTGTCACGCAGCAACGGCGATCCTTCGGTGTGCCTTTGGTCGAACTCGTTCTGCCACGACCAGCCGTTATTTTTAAAGAGCATATCGGCAAAAAAGGTGTCGATGGTGCGGCCTTGACCGTCGGGGAAGCGTGGGCCGTTCACGCCCAAACTGCGCCGAGCATTGCGGTTGGTGCTGAACGCTGTGGCGATGGAGAGCTTCGGTGCGGGTTCGCGCAGGATGTCGCCTTCCATGTAATCGCCGTCCTTACCACTGAAAGCTCCGAATGCCAGCCATTCCAAGCGGCCAGAGTAATGCAGGCCCAGGTCGCCAGCGGTGGAGCTTCTGCCCTCCCCTTGTGTGATCGCTGCGCGCAACCGCACCAACTGTACGCCGGCATGCACGGAGTGGTCGGCAAAAAGGCCGAAATCCCTGTCAGTGGTGAAAGGTCCGTTGGCCAACGGGCGCTCGGGCAATTCCAACTCACCGGAAGAAACAAGCGCTTCACGGCCGCCGGGAAGTTTGCCTTGGCCGAAGCCGACGGACGTGTGTGGCGCCACGGTGTAGAAAACCATCGCATCCAGCAACGGGCTGGGCGGAGAACCGTCGCCCACGTTCTGGTCATTTGCCGAAAGGCCGAGCTGCACTTTGTATTTCAGGCGGGGTGTAAGGGCGAAACCCTCCAATTTCAGGCGGAACCGGCGGACCAAGAAAGATGCTGAGGCGTTCTCAAGGTCATCGCCCGTGTTATGGGTGAAGGCCACGCGGTCCTGCATGCGGAACCGGAAGAGCAGCTCGAAGGTGGTGTCCCGCTTGAAGACCAAGCCTTTGTCCGGCACCAGCGCAAGCGTGGTGCCTTGTTGAGCGGTGACTTCAATCGCGGAATGGAGCAGTGCTAAGCCAAGGCAGAATGAAAGGGATGTGCGCATGGCAGTGACTTGGCGGCAAAGATGGGCGGAATGCTCCATCGTCGCGAAGACTCGACCAAACAGGTCCACTCGACCGGAGCTTGGCATCAACTGCGCGGCCGTCCGCAGCCCGACAACTAACACCGTCCAACTAGATCACGCCACCAAAAGCGCGTGCTCCACTTTTTCCTTCAGCAGCGCATGCTTCACCACATCGATCATCTCCGTGATGTAGTGGAAACGCATGCCTTTAACATAGCGCGCGTCGATCTCCTCAATGTCCTTGCGGTTATCCTCGCTCAGCACGATCTCCTTGATACCTGCACGCTTTGCCGCGAGGATCTTCTCCTTGATGCCACCTACGGGCAGCACTTTCCCACGCAGGGTGATCTCACCGGTCATGGCGAGGAACTTGCGCACTTTCTGCTGGGTGAAGGCGCTCGCGATGCTGGTGAGCATGGCGATGCCTGCGGAAGGCCCGTCCTTTGGTGTTGCGCCCTCCGGTACGTGGATGTGGACGTTCCAGCGCTTGAACACTTCCTGTTCCAAGCCGATGATGTCGCTGTGGGCCTTGAGATATTCCAACGCGATCATGGCGCTCTCCTTCATCACGTCGCCGAGGTTGCCGGTGAGCGCAAGCTTGCCTTCACCTTTGGTGATGCTGGTCTCCAAAAAGAGGATGTCGCCGCCGGTGGGAGTCCATGCGAGGCCGGTGACAACGCCCGCCACGTCATTGCCTTGGTATTTATCCCGGGCATGGCTCGGGCCGTAGATCTTCACGAGGTCCTGCACACCGATGGTGACGGCGAATTTTTCCTTCAGGCCGATCTGCTTGGCGCGGTAGCGCACCAGTTTGGCGATGCGCTTCTCCAATCCCCGTACACCGCTCTCGTCGGTGTAGTTCTCCACGATGGCCTCCAGCAATCCCTCGCCCAGTTTGAACTGCTTGGGCTTGATGCCGGAGTCCTTCAACAGCTTGGGCAGCAGATGGCGCTGTGCGATCTGCACTTTTTCCTCGAGCGTGTAGCCGTTCACCTCGATGATCTCCATGCGGTCGCGCAACGCAGGATGGATGGTGCTGAGGGAGTTTGCCGTGGCCACGAACATCACGCGGCTGAGGTCGTACTCCATCTCCACGTAGTTGTCGTAGAAGGCGTGGTTCTGCTCAGGGTCCAGCACTTCGAGGAGCGCGCTGGCAGGGTCGCCATGGAAGTCCTTGCCCACCTTGTCGATCTCGTCCAGAACGAAGAGCGGGTTGCTCGTTCCGGCCTTCTTGAGGCTTTGGATCAAGCGGCCGGGCATGGCGCCGATGTACGTTTTGCGGTGCCCGCGTATCTCGGCCTCATCGTGCAGGCCGCCCAAACTCATGCGCACGTACTTGCGCCCGAGGGCCTCCGCCATGCTCTTGCCCAAGCTGGTCTTGCCCACGCCGGGAGGGCCGTACAGGCAAATGATCGGGGCCTTCATGTCACCCTTCAGCTTCAGCACGGCAAGGTGCTCGATAAGGCGCTCCTTCACCTTCTCCAGGCCGAAGTGGTCGCGGTCGAGGATCTTCTGGGCGTTCTTCAGGTCGAACTTATCGGCGCTGTATTCGCCCCAAGGCAGTTCCAGTAATAGCTGTACATAGTTGAACTGCACGCTGAACTCGGCACCGGCCGGGTTCATCCGTTGGAGTTTCAGCAGTTCCTTCTCGAAAAGTTCGCCCACCTTCTTGGTCCACTTCTTCTTGCTGGCCGTTTCCCTCATCTCCTCGATCTCCTGCTCGATGGGGTTTCCGCCCAGTTCATCTTGGATGGTCTTGATCTGCTGATGGAGGAAGTATTCGCGCTGTTGCTTGTCCACTTCGGTGCGGACCTTGCTCTGGATCTCGTTCTTCATCTCCAGCATCTGCAGCTCCTTGGTAAGGTGCGCCAGCAGCATGTTGGCACGCTCCCTCAGGTCGGCCACTTCGAGCATCCGCTGCTTCTCCGCCACTTCGGCGTTCATGTTGCTACTGATGAAGTTCACCAGGAAGCTCGGGCTGTCGATGTTCTTGATGGCGAAACTGGCCTCGGTGGGAATGTGCGGGCTGGCCTTGATGATGTTGGTTGCGAGATCCTTCAGTGAGCTTACCAACGCCTCGAATTTCTTCTCTCCCTTCTCTGGACGCTGCTCCGCAAATTCCTTGATTTTGGCCGTGAAGTAGGGCTCGGTCTTCACCATTTCGATCATCTCGAAACGCTTCTTCCCTTGTATCACCGCAGTGGTGCTACCGTCGGGCATGCGCAACATGCGAATGATCGTGGCGATGGTGCCCACATTGTTCAGGTCCTTCGGCTCCGGCTCCTCGATCTCGGAATCCTTCTGGCTCAGCACGCCAAGCGTACGATTGCCGCGATAAACCTCCTGGATCAGCTTGATACTGCGGTCCCGCCCCACGGTGATGGGGATGACAACACCCGGGAAGAGCACAGTGTTGCGCAAGGGAAGGATGGGGAGCTCGGGCGGAGTGCTCTCCGCATTCATCAACTCCTCGTCCTCGGCGGTGATCAACGGGATCAGCTCGGTCTCGTTGTCGATCTCTCCTGAGGCGAGGAATGGGTTTTCGTTCATCAAAAAATCGTTCATGCAACTGGGTGCCAAAATGTCGGTGGTAAAAATACGATGATCGCCAACGGCGCGGATCA
Coding sequences:
- a CDS encoding S-adenosylmethionine:tRNA ribosyltransferase-isomerase; translated protein: MEHFVDPRAIAIADLTYELPEDRIAQHPLAERDRSKLLIYRDGRTTDRHFSDLPIELPESILLVLNDTRVVHARITFKRATGAVIQCMVLTPEQGRTIEQALTDTQMSRWWCMLGNAKRWKGEQLALEQDGRRFAAARIEHCDGEHLIEFRWSGKGIFMDQLERFGTVPLPPYMRRAAEADDDARYNTVFGERPGSVAAPTASLHFTPAVLSALATKGVRNTRVTLHVGAGTFLPVKSATMQGHDMHSEQLRIPRSAIEAIRDRLGAGPVIPVGTTALRTIESLYWFGADLVHGAEPRTMEVRQWQPYEDSPGVGPEAALTAVLNWMDRHELDVVSGATRLLIAPGYRFRLTDALITNFHQPRSTLLLLVAALIGPQWREVYDHALSRGYRFLSYGDGSLLWRKGEQK
- the lon gene encoding endopeptidase La, which translates into the protein MNDFLMNENPFLASGEIDNETELIPLITAEDEELMNAESTPPELPILPLRNTVLFPGVVIPITVGRDRSIKLIQEVYRGNRTLGVLSQKDSEIEEPEPKDLNNVGTIATIIRMLRMPDGSTTAVIQGKKRFEMIEMVKTEPYFTAKIKEFAEQRPEKGEKKFEALVSSLKDLATNIIKASPHIPTEASFAIKNIDSPSFLVNFISSNMNAEVAEKQRMLEVADLRERANMLLAHLTKELQMLEMKNEIQSKVRTEVDKQQREYFLHQQIKTIQDELGGNPIEQEIEEMRETASKKKWTKKVGELFEKELLKLQRMNPAGAEFSVQFNYVQLLLELPWGEYSADKFDLKNAQKILDRDHFGLEKVKERLIEHLAVLKLKGDMKAPIICLYGPPGVGKTSLGKSMAEALGRKYVRMSLGGLHDEAEIRGHRKTYIGAMPGRLIQSLKKAGTSNPLFVLDEIDKVGKDFHGDPASALLEVLDPEQNHAFYDNYVEMEYDLSRVMFVATANSLSTIHPALRDRMEIIEVNGYTLEEKVQIAQRHLLPKLLKDSGIKPKQFKLGEGLLEAIVENYTDESGVRGLEKRIAKLVRYRAKQIGLKEKFAVTIGVQDLVKIYGPSHARDKYQGNDVAGVVTGLAWTPTGGDILFLETSITKGEGKLALTGNLGDVMKESAMIALEYLKAHSDIIGLEQEVFKRWNVHIHVPEGATPKDGPSAGIAMLTSIASAFTQQKVRKFLAMTGEITLRGKVLPVGGIKEKILAAKRAGIKEIVLSEDNRKDIEEIDARYVKGMRFHYITEMIDVVKHALLKEKVEHALLVA